From a region of the Zingiber officinale cultivar Zhangliang chromosome 10B, Zo_v1.1, whole genome shotgun sequence genome:
- the LOC122030337 gene encoding germin-like protein 9-3, which produces MALNKVLFLMLLAFAISHVATASGPDITSDFILPPNLTAVDGSFFTYTGLRSVVNSQPGAGFSVSKAAVAEFPALLGQSVSMAVLKYSAGSVNPPHTHPRSAELLFLVNGYLEVGFVDTGNKLYTRSLQPGDVFVFPKGLIHYQYCNSGSAAIAVSAFGSTNAGTVSVPMSVFATGVDDVVLAKSFKTNDGTIQELVRNLGRNLGTLIDSDFVKKLLVLLSLVTGIVSLILLINSHSRGTP; this is translated from the coding sequence ATGGCACTTAACAAAGTATTGTTCTTGATGCTGCTCGCCTTCGCCATCTCCCACGTAGCCACCGCCAGCGGCCCCGACATCACCTCCGACTTCATCCTGCCCCCAAACCTCACTGCCGTCGACGGCAGCTTCTTCACCTACACCGGCCTGCGTTCCGTCGTCAACTCCCAGCCCGGCGCCGGCTTCAGCGTCTCAAAGGCCGCCGTGGCAGAGTTCCCTGCCCTGCTCGGGCAGAGTGTGTCCATGGCCGTGCTCAAGTACTCGGCCGGATCCGTCAACCCGCCCCACACCCACCCGCGCTCCGCCGAGCTGCTCTTCCTGGTGAATGGCTACCTCGAGGTGGGCTTCGTCGACACCGGCAACAAGCTCTACACCCGGTCGCTGCAGCCCGGCGACGTGTTCGTGTTCCCCAAGGGGCTAATCCACTACCAGTACTGCAACTCCGGGAGCGCTGCCATCGCTGTCTCCGCCTTCGGGAGCACCAACGCCGGCACTGTGTCGGTTCCTATGAGCGTATTCGCCACCGGCGTCGACGACGTGGTGCTCGCGAAGTCGTTCAAGACAAACGACGGCACCATCCAGGAGTTGGTGCGAAATTTGGGAAGAAATTTGGGAACTCTGATCGATTCTGATTTTGTCAAGAAACTATTAGTGCTGCTGTCGCTTGTTACAGGAATTGTTTCTTTAATTCTGCTCATAAACTCTCACAGTCGAGGGACTCCGTAA
- the LOC122030298 gene encoding germin-like protein 9-3 gives MALNKVLFLMLLAFATSHVATAGDPDITSDFILPPNVTAVDGSFFTYTGLRSAVNSQPGAGFSVSKAASAELPALLGQSVSLAVLKYSAGSVNPPHTHPRSAELLFLVQGYLEVGFVDTGNKLYTQSLQPGDVFVFPKGLIHYQYCNSGSAAVAVSAFGSANAGTVSVPKSVFATGVDDVVLAKSFNTDVATIQKLKAGLAN, from the coding sequence ATGGCGCTTAACAAAGTACTGTTCTTGATGCTTCTCGCCTTCGCCACCTCCCACGTAGCCACCGCCGGCGACCCCGACATCACCTCCGACTTCATCCTGCCCCCAAACGTCACTGCTGTCGACGGCAGCTTCTTCACCTACACCGGCCTGCGCTCCGCCGTCAACTCCCAGCCAGGCGCCGGCTTCAGCGTCTCCAAGGCCGCGTCGGCAGAGCTCCCTGCGCTGCTCGGGCAGAGCGTGTCCTTGGCCGTGCTCAAGTACTCGGCCGGATCCGTCAACCCGCCCCACACCCACCCGCGCTCCGCCGAGCTGCTCTTCCTGGTGCAGGGCTACCTCGAGGTGGGCTTCGTCGACACCGGCAACAAGCTCTACACCCAGTCGCTGCAGCCCGGCGACGTGTTCGTGTTCCCCAAGGGGCTAATCCACTACCAGTACTGCAACTCCGGGAGCGCGGCCGTCGCCGTTTCCGCCTTCGGGAGTGCCAACGCCGGCACTGTGTCGGTTCCTAAGAGCGTATTCGCCACCGGCGTCGACGACGTGGTGCTCGCGAAGTCGTTCAATACCGACGTCGCCACCATCCAGAAGCTCAAGGCTGGTCTCGCAAACTAG